In the genome of Neofelis nebulosa isolate mNeoNeb1 chromosome 6, mNeoNeb1.pri, whole genome shotgun sequence, one region contains:
- the LOC131513399 gene encoding putative olfactory receptor 2B8 codes for MDPKNGSSFTGFILLGFSDRPQLERVLFVVLLIFYMLTLLGNTSIIALSRLDPHLQTPMYFFLSNLSFLDLCYTTSTVPQLLVHLRGPDKSISFAACVAQLFIALGLGSTECILLGVMAFDRYAAICRPLHYTVIMHPRLCALMGSASWFIGFANSSLQSVLIFLVPLCGRNKIDHFFCDVAPLLKLACVDTTGNENEIFFASVIILLIPVALITFSYGRIVRAVLRIKSATGQRKAFGTCGSHLTVVSLFYGSAIYAYVQPSNNYSQDQGKFISLFYTIVTPMANPFIYTLRNKDVMGAMRKVLCRGYDSR; via the coding sequence ATGGACCCGAAAAATGGAAGTTCTTTCACTGGCTTTATCCTGCTGGGTTTCTCTGACCGGCCTCAGCTGGAGCGAGTCCTCTTTGTGGTTCTTCTGATCTTCTATATGCTCACCCTGCTGGGAAACACGAGCATCATTGCATTGTCCCGCCTGGACCCACACCTGCAGactcccatgtactttttcctgtCCAACCTAAGCTTTCTGGACCTGTGTTACACGACCAGCACTGTTCCTCAGCTGCTGGTCCATCTCAGGGGACCAGACAAGTCTATCTCCTTTGCTGCCTGTGTAGCTCAGCTGTTCATCGCTCTAGGGTTGGGATCCACAGAATGCATTCTGTTAGGGGTGATGGCATTTGACCGCTACGCAGCCATCTGCAGGCCCCTGCACTACACAGTGATCATGCACCCCCGTCTCTGTGCCCTGATGGGTTCTGCATCATGGTTCATTGGCTTTGCCAACTCCTCATTGCAGTCGGTGCTCATCTTTCTTGTACCACTTtgtgggagaaataaaatagacCACTTCTTTTGTGATGTCGCCCCACTGCTCAAGCTTGCCTGTGTTGACACCACTGGGAATGAGAATGAGATCTTCTTTGCCAGTGTGATCATTCTCCTCATACCTGTGGCATTAATCACATTCTCCTATGGTCGGATAGTCAGGGCAGTGTTAAGAATAAAGTCAGCCACAGGGCAGAGGAAAGCTTTTGGGACATGTGGGTCCCACCTCACGGTGGTCTCCCTGTTCTATGGCTCGGCCATCTATGCTTACGTCCAGCCCAGCAATAACTACTCCCAGGATCAGGGCaagttcatttctctcttctacaCCATCGTCACCCCCATGGCCAACCCCTTCATATATACCCTGCGGAACAAGGATGTGATGGGAGCAATGAGGAAGGTGTTGTGTAGGGGCTATGACTCCAGATGA